In Desulfosediminicola ganghwensis, a single window of DNA contains:
- a CDS encoding M48 family metallopeptidase, whose protein sequence is MKSKTIKVDNIQVEVFWKKIKNINLRIKSPAGNVVVSAPVGVSDYTIIELIRAKYQWICEKQSLLQREVAENKTKKNTDAEIFFKGCKYPVEVRYNAGKDSLNFHDDGKIIVQSKNVLSVSELENLVNGWYRYHLKLKIPELLKSWLPVIGVELNEWRIRRMKTRWGSCNIVKRRIWLNLDLAKLPPECLEYVVVHELVHLHERKHNARFWGLVEAFLPDWRESRKKLREWEVAM, encoded by the coding sequence GTGAAAAGCAAGACTATTAAAGTCGATAATATCCAGGTGGAGGTTTTCTGGAAAAAGATTAAAAACATTAATCTTCGGATCAAATCACCAGCGGGCAATGTTGTTGTGTCCGCACCAGTGGGGGTATCTGATTACACAATAATTGAACTCATTCGAGCGAAATATCAATGGATATGTGAAAAACAGTCCTTGTTACAACGTGAAGTAGCCGAAAATAAAACAAAAAAGAATACCGATGCCGAAATATTCTTTAAGGGATGTAAATATCCTGTCGAAGTACGCTATAACGCAGGAAAAGATAGTCTGAATTTCCATGATGATGGCAAAATCATTGTTCAATCAAAGAATGTGTTATCGGTTAGTGAGTTGGAGAATCTCGTCAATGGCTGGTATCGGTATCATCTTAAGTTGAAAATACCTGAATTGCTTAAGAGTTGGTTGCCGGTTATTGGGGTTGAACTCAATGAGTGGAGAATACGCCGTATGAAGACGCGGTGGGGGAGTTGTAACATCGTCAAGCGAAGGATCTGGCTAAATCTGGATCTTGCCAAGTTGCCGCCTGAATGTCTTGAATATGTAGTGGTCCATGAACTTGTGCATCTACATGAGCGGAAACACAATGCCCGATTCTGGGGATTGGTTGAAGCGTTTTTGCCAGATTGGAGGGAGAGTCGTAAAAAATTACGGGAATGGGAAGTCGCAATGTGA
- a CDS encoding response regulator yields the protein MNSTSDDKHKMSESGLNEAEPPKIKLLIADDEQEFAATLLARLELRNFDVTTVASGTEAIAAVEEAMPDVMVLDLKMPDLDGLEVLAQLRKKYSDLKVIILTGHGSFEAGREGMELGAFDYLMKPVDLNKLIEVVRDAHRQG from the coding sequence ATGAACTCTACAAGTGATGATAAACACAAAATGTCTGAATCAGGATTGAATGAGGCTGAGCCCCCTAAAATCAAACTTCTTATTGCTGATGATGAACAAGAGTTTGCTGCAACTCTGTTAGCTCGACTGGAGCTAAGGAACTTCGACGTTACTACCGTTGCGAGTGGGACAGAGGCCATTGCAGCAGTTGAGGAGGCAATGCCGGATGTGATGGTGCTCGACTTGAAAATGCCGGATCTGGATGGATTGGAAGTACTGGCTCAACTACGCAAAAAATATTCTGACCTCAAGGTGATAATTCTTACAGGGCATGGTTCTTTCGAAGCTGGAAGAGAAGGGATGGAGCTGGGTGCTTTTGATTATCTTATGAAACCGGTTGACCTGAATAAGTTGATTGAAGTGGTTCGGGATGCTCACCGGCAGGGATGA
- a CDS encoding sensor histidine kinase has protein sequence MSIRKILGKLDAFIPDSMRGPVDLGTKERNYRQLKSLLMAAMLGIAMVPLLMVAGLSYYYYKDLLQKSEREQLEWQLDGATNSIEHMVDSLKSAIQFTTKGDRYGELLDQQNLEELLSRMQYHYGFFADLGVIDANGIQQAYSGPYGLTGTDYHNEKWFRDIADGGVHISRVTTGFRKAAHFAVAVSAIDPVTRQVWVLRATIDSSTLQKFIDTIKTAATDDVFLVDDEGILQTSSRFYGETLSRFSQEIPAGIRSGILDDGANVFEAIGIIEDTPWSVVILKKHYLQQEEWQDFRKKLFLIVFSCMLAGILVVVVLVEKLTDMIKKTDELQLTMLKEAEHTNKLASIGRLAAGVGHEINNPLAIIDQKSGLIEDLLLMGEDFQYKGVILKNLEGINTSVGRCKTITHRLLGFARRGDNRLETLQVCDVLTEVLQFLENSMVKKRITVDLQKNEDLPLLRSDKFQLQQIFLNIINNAIDAIGEDGLVSINSYVVAGDIRVVIQDDGAGMSEEVAAHIFEPFFTTKEQGKGTGLGLSITYGLVKKLGGDITVRSQVGKGTAFTITLPINNESV, from the coding sequence ATGAGCATACGGAAGATTTTAGGCAAGCTGGATGCCTTCATTCCAGATTCAATGCGGGGCCCGGTGGATCTCGGGACCAAAGAGAGAAATTACCGGCAGCTGAAATCGCTCCTTATGGCAGCGATGCTGGGCATTGCCATGGTACCGTTATTGATGGTGGCAGGCCTCAGTTATTATTACTATAAAGACCTGCTACAGAAATCGGAGCGTGAACAACTTGAGTGGCAACTTGACGGTGCGACGAACTCTATAGAGCATATGGTGGATAGTCTTAAGTCCGCTATCCAGTTTACAACAAAGGGGGATCGCTATGGTGAGCTGCTCGATCAGCAAAACCTGGAGGAACTGCTATCGAGGATGCAGTACCACTACGGCTTTTTTGCAGATCTGGGGGTAATCGACGCCAACGGAATCCAGCAAGCCTATAGCGGTCCGTACGGATTGACTGGCACTGATTATCACAATGAAAAGTGGTTCAGGGATATCGCTGATGGCGGTGTTCATATTAGTCGGGTAACCACAGGTTTTCGCAAAGCCGCTCATTTTGCAGTGGCAGTAAGTGCCATCGACCCGGTTACCAGACAGGTCTGGGTGTTGCGAGCGACCATCGACTCATCGACTCTGCAAAAATTCATAGACACTATAAAGACCGCAGCTACCGATGACGTGTTTCTGGTGGACGATGAAGGAATTCTCCAGACCTCTTCCAGGTTCTATGGTGAAACCCTGTCCCGTTTCAGTCAGGAAATACCTGCGGGAATTCGCTCCGGCATTTTAGATGATGGTGCAAATGTCTTTGAGGCTATCGGCATCATTGAAGATACGCCTTGGTCTGTGGTCATTCTCAAAAAGCACTATTTGCAGCAGGAAGAGTGGCAGGATTTCAGAAAGAAACTGTTTCTCATTGTTTTCAGTTGTATGCTGGCCGGTATTCTGGTGGTCGTTGTGTTGGTTGAAAAACTGACTGATATGATAAAGAAAACAGATGAGTTACAGCTGACGATGCTGAAAGAGGCCGAACACACCAATAAGCTTGCCTCAATCGGTCGTCTGGCTGCCGGTGTCGGCCATGAGATAAATAACCCGCTTGCTATAATCGATCAAAAGTCCGGGCTGATTGAAGACCTGCTGCTTATGGGGGAAGATTTTCAGTATAAGGGTGTGATCCTGAAAAATCTTGAAGGTATCAATACCAGTGTAGGGCGCTGTAAAACTATTACCCATCGCTTGCTTGGTTTCGCTCGCCGGGGTGATAACAGGCTGGAGACTCTTCAGGTCTGTGACGTGCTGACCGAGGTTCTGCAATTTCTTGAGAACTCAATGGTGAAAAAGAGAATAACTGTCGATCTGCAAAAAAATGAAGATCTTCCCTTGCTCAGGAGTGACAAGTTTCAGTTACAGCAGATTTTCCTGAATATCATTAACAATGCCATTGATGCCATCGGTGAAGATGGCCTTGTCTCCATTAACAGTTATGTGGTAGCCGGAGATATTCGGGTAGTTATACAGGATGATGGGGCGGGCATGTCGGAGGAGGTTGCTGCACATATCTTCGAGCCGTTTTTTACCACGAAAGAACAAGGCAAAGGTACTGGCCTCGGTCTCTCAATCACCTATGGTCTGGTGAAGAAGCTAGGTGGCGATATCACCGTAAGATCCCAGGTTGGAAAAGGGACAGCATTCACAATTACTTTACCAATTAATAATGAATCAGTATGA
- a CDS encoding sigma-54 interaction domain-containing protein codes for MAVLFTPDYLTMLEGIPYPAMILNDRSRIQAMNRLMQAITGYAIENVRGVHGELVVRSNAGNTRGQNYNKVLQTGEPMSVTGDILNRFRRKIPTLYHISRIKDAQQSLGLLVIVEDTTGRASEGDAVENNYASQELIGHSPQMQKVFDMIPLMSQTDASVLITGETGTGKDKIAELIHAESSRARYPFIKVNCGALPTDLLESELFGHVKGAFTGATRNKQGMFKLADRGTLFLTEIGDMPLPLQVKLLSVLDDSKFIPVGGEQSVEVDVRIIAATHRPLREQVKRNEFREDLFYRLNVLHVHLPSLRERQSDIRYLLDHFLQKFNKALGKNIVGFTPLASQILSAYAFPGNVRELRNIVEYAVNVCKRKKISDQNLPPYIFDKQLIVSEMVTTEPESVPDSKAQVKAAVALEPAIGITDGSSGNGNESWGDIERQMIVDALLTNGGNRTTTSEQLGWGRMKLWRKMKKYGLL; via the coding sequence ATGGCTGTGCTCTTTACTCCTGACTACCTGACAATGCTGGAAGGTATCCCGTATCCTGCAATGATCCTGAATGACAGGTCGCGTATTCAGGCCATGAACCGGCTTATGCAGGCCATAACAGGGTACGCCATTGAAAACGTACGCGGGGTACATGGCGAGCTGGTGGTGCGCAGCAATGCCGGTAATACCAGGGGCCAGAATTACAACAAAGTCCTGCAAACCGGTGAACCGATGTCGGTGACCGGTGACATCCTCAATCGCTTTCGGCGAAAGATTCCCACGCTTTATCATATTTCCCGTATAAAAGATGCACAGCAGAGTCTCGGTCTGCTGGTAATTGTCGAGGATACCACCGGCAGAGCCAGTGAGGGCGATGCTGTCGAAAACAATTACGCATCTCAGGAATTGATAGGGCACAGTCCTCAGATGCAGAAAGTATTCGACATGATTCCACTCATGTCGCAGACAGATGCTTCTGTTTTGATTACCGGTGAGACAGGAACCGGCAAGGATAAGATAGCAGAGCTTATCCATGCAGAATCGAGCAGGGCAAGGTATCCATTCATTAAAGTGAATTGCGGTGCGCTACCGACCGATTTGCTCGAGTCCGAACTCTTTGGTCACGTGAAGGGCGCTTTTACTGGTGCGACCAGGAATAAGCAGGGAATGTTCAAGCTTGCTGACCGTGGTACTCTGTTTCTGACCGAAATTGGTGATATGCCACTGCCGTTGCAGGTGAAACTGCTGTCTGTACTGGATGATAGCAAGTTTATACCGGTAGGTGGTGAGCAGAGTGTGGAGGTTGACGTCCGTATAATTGCGGCTACTCATCGACCGCTGAGGGAACAGGTGAAACGAAATGAATTCAGAGAAGACCTGTTTTACCGGCTTAATGTTCTCCACGTCCATTTGCCTTCACTCCGGGAGCGTCAATCTGATATCCGTTATCTTCTGGATCACTTTCTGCAGAAATTCAATAAAGCCCTTGGTAAAAACATTGTTGGTTTTACGCCATTGGCAAGCCAGATCCTCTCTGCCTATGCTTTCCCCGGCAATGTCAGGGAGTTAAGAAATATAGTAGAATATGCAGTAAATGTTTGTAAGCGCAAAAAGATTAGTGACCAGAATCTCCCGCCCTACATTTTCGATAAACAGCTGATTGTGTCTGAAATGGTTACAACAGAGCCGGAAAGTGTGCCCGATTCCAAGGCCCAGGTTAAGGCCGCAGTTGCGCTGGAACCCGCGATCGGCATAACGGATGGCAGCAGTGGCAATGGCAATGAGAGCTGGGGCGATATCGAAAGGCAGATGATTGTTGACGCTCTGCTTACCAATGGTGGAAATCGCACGACGACATCTGAGCAACTGGGGTGGGGCCGTATGAAGCTGTGGAGAAAGATGAAAAAATACGGTTTGCTTTAG
- a CDS encoding response regulator, with the protein MEHTLNTRVLLVDDEEEFLSVLANRLEARDLKVSTATRGEEAVAIVDQKDFDAIILDMAMPGMDGLETLQKIKEKHPDAEIIILTGHGSIKAGVEAMKLGAEDFLEKPVDIRELMEKIQDAKEKRVLILQKKSQEEIEKILKSKSW; encoded by the coding sequence ATGGAGCATACACTGAATACACGAGTGCTGCTGGTGGATGATGAAGAGGAATTTCTCTCAGTTCTTGCCAATAGACTTGAAGCGCGGGATCTTAAAGTAAGCACGGCGACAAGAGGTGAAGAGGCAGTTGCAATTGTCGACCAGAAAGATTTTGACGCAATAATACTCGACATGGCTATGCCTGGTATGGATGGTCTTGAAACATTACAAAAAATAAAGGAAAAACATCCCGATGCCGAGATAATCATCCTCACCGGACACGGCAGCATCAAGGCTGGCGTGGAGGCTATGAAGCTCGGAGCAGAGGATTTTCTTGAAAAACCAGTTGATATTCGTGAGCTGATGGAGAAAATCCAAGACGCGAAAGAAAAGCGGGTACTCATCCTGCAAAAAAAATCTCAAGAGGAAATAGAAAAGATCCTCAAGAGCAAATCCTGGTAA
- a CDS encoding response regulator yields MSSIAIYPCTSIPASDVVKDIAESLDLTLYKDNDLFADTSRRYGTSIDKLEQALYGKTSVFNQFTLEREKLVNQLKSVLGEKLVSKEEFLFSGSISFLISDQISHVLKVLLADTKQSRIDNAIVEGKVSEKEAQKIIRNDDLKVYYLTDFLFKKEAYDASLYDLVVPLEGKSREEIVSVVSQYFHKTSVLRTSESQLEAEDLLHECRVNFALLNSGHKVKVFVKDGLVKLKVEKSVLNFTKLVNELKTIVTNQVDAVKEVVVEKSPEYNDSIYRRQKFDLPSKVLFVDDEKEFVQTVSERLISRDVGTYGVFNGEEALNVIAEDRPDVMVLDLKMPGIYGIEVLRRAKEMAPEVEVIILTGHGTHQDMMDCMQLGAFAYMNKPVDIGELSANIKAANEKVMAERMQAVA; encoded by the coding sequence ATGTCATCAATAGCTATTTACCCATGCACATCTATACCGGCGAGTGATGTCGTCAAAGATATTGCCGAATCACTCGATCTAACGCTTTACAAAGATAATGATCTTTTTGCCGATACGTCCAGAAGGTACGGAACCAGTATTGATAAACTTGAGCAGGCGCTCTATGGCAAGACTTCAGTGTTTAATCAGTTTACTCTTGAAAGGGAGAAGTTGGTCAATCAGCTTAAGTCAGTTCTCGGAGAAAAACTGGTTAGTAAAGAAGAATTTCTTTTTTCAGGTTCAATTTCTTTCTTGATATCCGATCAAATCTCCCATGTGCTCAAGGTACTTCTGGCCGACACCAAGCAGTCGAGAATTGATAATGCGATAGTTGAGGGTAAGGTTTCTGAGAAAGAGGCTCAAAAAATTATTCGCAACGACGATCTCAAAGTGTACTACCTTACGGATTTCCTTTTCAAGAAAGAGGCGTATGATGCTTCACTGTATGATCTGGTTGTGCCTCTTGAAGGAAAGTCGAGAGAAGAAATTGTCTCTGTAGTATCCCAGTACTTCCACAAAACCTCAGTGTTACGGACCAGCGAGTCGCAACTCGAAGCAGAGGATCTGTTGCACGAATGCAGGGTGAACTTCGCGCTTTTAAATAGTGGTCACAAGGTGAAGGTCTTTGTTAAAGACGGATTGGTGAAGCTGAAGGTTGAAAAATCGGTTCTCAATTTCACCAAGCTGGTTAATGAGTTGAAAACAATCGTTACAAATCAGGTTGATGCGGTTAAAGAGGTAGTGGTTGAGAAGTCTCCTGAGTACAATGATTCTATTTACAGACGGCAGAAATTCGATTTGCCATCAAAAGTATTGTTTGTCGATGATGAAAAAGAGTTTGTTCAGACTGTTTCCGAACGATTGATCAGCAGGGATGTAGGTACGTATGGCGTATTCAATGGCGAAGAGGCCTTGAATGTTATCGCCGAAGATCGTCCGGATGTTATGGTGCTGGATCTGAAAATGCCTGGTATCTATGGAATTGAAGTGCTGCGTCGCGCCAAAGAGATGGCCCCTGAAGTAGAGGTTATTATCCTTACAGGTCACGGAACCCACCAGGATATGATGGATTGCATGCAACTTGGCGCGTTCGCTTACATGAATAAGCCGGTTGATATAGGGGAGTTGTCAGCTAATATAAAGGCTGCAAACGAGAAAGTCATGGCAGAGAGGATGCAGGCTGTGGCATAG
- a CDS encoding response regulator yields MTDKTTARVLLVDDEVNFVKALSARLKMRDLRVNTSTTREDAFSKVERQEYDAIVMDISSPDSLTSLETTRRLKKIDPTIPIIALTPYGCIEISAKALKVGVSDFLQKPVQVGKLVQKIAAATLHRRKTGKRKSSSPVLPQIMPSFS; encoded by the coding sequence ATGACGGACAAAACTACAGCACGTGTTCTTTTGGTTGATGACGAAGTGAACTTCGTAAAAGCGCTCTCTGCACGATTAAAGATGAGGGATCTGCGTGTCAATACTTCTACAACAAGAGAAGACGCTTTCAGCAAGGTTGAAAGACAGGAATACGATGCCATAGTAATGGACATCTCTTCTCCGGATAGCCTTACCAGTCTTGAGACCACGAGAAGATTAAAAAAAATCGATCCAACCATACCTATAATCGCTCTCACTCCCTATGGTTGCATCGAGATTTCTGCGAAAGCTCTCAAGGTTGGCGTCTCCGATTTTCTCCAGAAACCTGTTCAGGTCGGTAAACTCGTGCAGAAAATTGCTGCAGCGACACTTCACCGAAGAAAAACAGGCAAAAGGAAGAGTTCGAGTCCAGTTCTTCCTCAGATTATGCCAAGTTTTAGTTAA
- a CDS encoding CBS domain-containing protein gives MKIDISIVREISIPLGTYPYIEKGESLSKGIDLLTGNRSETGCRIHFDSLLVVNEAGEYIGQFELRSILKNFFGPAIEPLASHFPLKDRDSYADTIVAIDDWFKCECQRKSTTTIGEYLSVPQTLPSVTPSCHVLEALDHLLRTESSVLPVIENNVLLGAVRLEDVFTALAAGFQPEFNANYTFTTEG, from the coding sequence TTGAAGATAGATATCTCAATTGTCAGGGAAATATCAATCCCCTTAGGGACCTACCCATATATAGAAAAAGGGGAGTCGTTGAGCAAAGGTATCGATCTGCTCACTGGGAATCGATCTGAAACAGGCTGTCGCATACATTTCGACAGCCTGTTAGTAGTAAACGAAGCGGGTGAATATATTGGCCAGTTTGAACTTCGGTCAATATTAAAGAATTTTTTTGGCCCTGCTATAGAACCCCTCGCTTCACATTTTCCACTCAAAGACAGAGACTCCTACGCAGACACCATTGTAGCCATAGATGATTGGTTCAAATGTGAATGTCAGCGTAAATCAACCACCACCATTGGAGAATATCTGTCTGTCCCGCAAACCCTGCCATCCGTGACGCCTTCATGCCACGTGCTTGAAGCGCTGGATCACCTGCTTAGAACGGAGAGCAGCGTATTGCCAGTAATAGAAAACAACGTATTGCTCGGAGCTGTAAGGCTCGAGGATGTCTTTACAGCCCTCGCTGCCGGCTTCCAGCCTGAGTTCAATGCGAACTATACATTTACTACTGAAGGATAG